From Streptomyces qinzhouensis, one genomic window encodes:
- a CDS encoding acyl-CoA carboxylase epsilon subunit, with amino-acid sequence MEGAPAVLRLERGRACEEELAAVAVVLLALRGRGRAGPVRGVSPGWKWWERPGDYAAPGSWR; translated from the coding sequence ATGGAGGGTGCACCGGCGGTGCTCCGCCTGGAACGCGGCCGGGCCTGCGAGGAGGAGCTGGCAGCCGTCGCGGTGGTGCTGCTCGCTCTGAGGGGCCGTGGCCGGGCGGGGCCCGTGCGCGGGGTGTCACCGGGGTGGAAATGGTGGGAGCGGCCGGGGGACTACGCGGCGCCCGGCAGCTGGCGCTGA
- the fni gene encoding type 2 isopentenyl-diphosphate Delta-isomerase: MSGQRKDDHVRLAIEQHHAHSGHNQFDEVSFVHHALAGIDRRDVSLATSFAGIDWRVPIYINAMTGGSVKTGVINRDLAVAARETGVPIASGSMNAYLKDPSCAGTFSVLREENPDGFVMANINATTSVDNARRAVGLLAADCLQIHINTAQETPMPEGDRSFASWGPQIGKIAAAVGVPVIVKEVGNGLSRQTLLRLQELGVRAADVSGRGGTDFARIENGRREVADYAFLRGWGQSTAACLLDAQGVAVPVLASGGVRHPLDVLRALALGARAVGSSAGFLRTLLDGGVTALVAQITAWLDQLAALQTMLGARTPADLVRCDLLVHGELRDFCADRGIDTRRLARRSTPASSPGPAHHSGPAGDFGPGPGGTRGALKGSTR; encoded by the coding sequence ATGAGCGGTCAACGCAAGGACGACCATGTCCGGCTCGCCATCGAGCAGCATCACGCGCACAGCGGGCACAACCAGTTCGACGAGGTGTCGTTCGTCCATCACGCCCTGGCTGGTATCGACCGGCGGGACGTGTCCTTGGCCACGTCCTTCGCCGGTATCGACTGGCGGGTGCCGATCTACATCAACGCGATGACCGGCGGCAGCGTCAAGACCGGTGTCATCAACCGGGATCTGGCCGTCGCCGCCCGGGAGACCGGGGTGCCCATCGCGTCCGGATCCATGAACGCCTACCTCAAGGACCCGTCGTGCGCGGGCACGTTCAGCGTCCTGCGCGAGGAGAACCCGGACGGGTTCGTCATGGCGAACATCAACGCGACGACCTCGGTCGACAATGCGCGGCGTGCGGTCGGTCTGCTGGCGGCGGACTGTCTGCAGATCCACATCAACACGGCGCAGGAGACGCCGATGCCGGAGGGCGACCGGTCGTTCGCGTCCTGGGGGCCGCAGATCGGGAAGATCGCCGCGGCGGTCGGCGTCCCGGTGATCGTCAAGGAGGTCGGCAACGGGCTGAGCCGGCAGACCCTGCTGAGGCTGCAGGAGCTGGGGGTGCGGGCCGCGGACGTGTCCGGGCGCGGCGGAACGGACTTCGCCCGGATCGAGAACGGCCGCCGGGAAGTCGCCGACTACGCGTTCCTGCGCGGCTGGGGACAGTCCACCGCCGCCTGTCTCCTGGACGCGCAGGGGGTGGCCGTCCCCGTACTGGCGTCCGGCGGGGTCCGTCACCCGCTCGATGTGCTGCGGGCGCTGGCGCTCGGTGCCCGCGCGGTCGGATCGTCGGCGGGTTTCCTGCGCACGCTGCTCGACGGCGGTGTGACGGCGCTGGTCGCGCAGATCACGGCATGGCTGGACCAGCTGGCGGCGTTGCAGACCATGCTCGGGGCGCGGACCCCCGCCGATCTCGTCCGCTGCGATCTGCTGGTCCACGGCGAGCTGCGGGACTTCTGCGCCGACCGGGGCATCGACACCCGGCGGCTCGCCCGGCGCTCCACGCCCGCGTCCTCGCCCGGTCCTGCCCACCACTCCGGCCCCGCCGGCGATTTCGGCCCGGGCCCCGGGGGGACCCGCGGCGCACTGAAAGGGAGTACACGATGA
- a CDS encoding phosphomevalonate kinase — protein sequence MTAPRRTVVRHAPGKLFVAGEYAVVEPGNPAILVALDRHVTVTVTGTGTGGGGGAGVVISSDLGRRAVGRRGPHGRLVFDGEGEGRRARSALAHVVSAIETVDRLLAERGLPVPVLEVSVSSRLHEDGRKFGLGSSGAVTVATVAAVAAFCGLELTLGDRFRLALLATAELDPNGSGGDLAASTWGGWIEYRAPDRVFVLDLARRLGVDRAVHTPWPGHTVRRLPPPDGLSLEVGWTGNPASTASLVSALHRRTWRGTVSHRRFVETTADCVRAAAVALHAGDGRGLLHQVRRSRRELARLDDEVGLGIFTPGLTALCDAAEALGGAAKPSGAGGGDCGIALLDAGATRDITHLRQRWETAGVLPLPIRPALEGIEE from the coding sequence ATGACGGCACCGCGGCGCACCGTCGTACGGCACGCGCCGGGCAAGCTGTTCGTGGCGGGCGAGTACGCGGTGGTGGAGCCGGGGAATCCGGCGATCCTGGTGGCGCTCGACCGGCATGTCACCGTGACCGTGACCGGCACCGGCACCGGTGGGGGTGGGGGGGCCGGTGTTGTGATCTCCTCCGACCTCGGGCGGCGCGCGGTGGGCCGGCGCGGGCCGCACGGCCGGCTCGTCTTCGACGGCGAGGGCGAGGGGCGGCGGGCGCGCAGTGCTCTGGCGCATGTCGTGTCGGCGATCGAGACCGTGGACCGGCTGCTGGCCGAACGCGGTCTGCCGGTGCCCGTGCTGGAGGTTTCGGTCAGCAGCCGGCTGCACGAGGACGGCAGAAAGTTCGGTCTGGGTTCCAGCGGTGCGGTGACCGTGGCCACCGTCGCGGCCGTCGCGGCCTTCTGCGGGCTGGAGCTGACCCTCGGGGACCGGTTCCGGCTGGCGCTGCTCGCCACCGCGGAGCTCGACCCCAACGGGTCCGGCGGTGATCTCGCCGCCAGTACCTGGGGCGGCTGGATCGAGTACCGGGCGCCCGACCGGGTCTTCGTGCTCGACCTGGCCCGGCGGCTGGGGGTGGACCGGGCCGTGCACACGCCCTGGCCGGGTCATACGGTGCGCCGGCTGCCGCCGCCGGACGGTCTGTCCCTGGAGGTCGGCTGGACCGGGAACCCCGCCTCCACCGCCTCCCTGGTGTCCGCTCTGCACCGCCGGACCTGGCGGGGCACCGTCTCCCACCGCAGGTTCGTGGAGACCACGGCCGACTGTGTGCGGGCCGCGGCCGTCGCGCTGCACGCGGGCGACGGGCGGGGTCTGCTGCACCAGGTCCGGCGGAGCCGGCGGGAGCTGGCCCGCCTGGACGACGAGGTCGGTCTGGGCATCTTCACGCCCGGGCTGACGGCGCTGTGCGACGCCGCCGAGGCCCTGGGCGGTGCGGCGAAACCCTCCGGGGCGGGGGGCGGGGACTGCGGCATCGCCCTGCTGGACGCCGGTGCGACGCGGGACATCACACACCTACGGCAGCGGTGGGAGACGGCCGGGGTGCTGCCCCTGCCCATCCGTCCCGCCCTGGAAGGGATCGAGGAATGA
- a CDS encoding AfsR/SARP family transcriptional regulator has product MEIQVLGPLSAAENGDSIVPTAGKPRQVLALLALYPSRVIPVSTLMEEIWGTELPQSAMTTLQTYIMQLRRCLGSAMGPDAPGGAKNVLATRHGGYLLRIPPESVDVYTYENLVAEGQTAFEEGDDRRAARCFRQALALWQGPALVDVRLGPVLDIEVTRLEESRLMTTERRIDADLRLGRHAELVAELADLIARHPQHEGLHAQAIVALYRSGRQAAALNVYRRLREGLIEELGVEPSPPLQRLHQAVLSVDPELDVVAGLRRGSTFDRYAA; this is encoded by the coding sequence ATGGAGATTCAGGTACTGGGTCCGCTTTCCGCCGCGGAGAACGGGGACTCGATCGTTCCGACCGCCGGGAAACCACGACAGGTGCTGGCCCTGCTGGCGCTTTACCCCAGCCGCGTCATACCGGTGTCGACGCTGATGGAGGAGATCTGGGGGACGGAGCTTCCGCAGAGCGCGATGACCACACTGCAGACGTACATCATGCAACTGCGCCGCTGCCTCGGCAGCGCGATGGGGCCCGACGCCCCCGGCGGGGCGAAGAACGTTCTGGCCACCCGGCACGGCGGCTATCTGCTGCGCATCCCGCCGGAGTCCGTGGACGTGTACACCTACGAGAACCTGGTCGCCGAGGGCCAGACGGCCTTCGAGGAAGGCGACGACCGCCGGGCCGCCCGCTGCTTCCGGCAGGCCCTCGCCCTGTGGCAGGGGCCCGCCCTGGTCGACGTACGGCTCGGCCCGGTCCTGGACATAGAGGTCACACGGCTGGAGGAGTCCCGGCTGATGACCACGGAACGGCGTATCGACGCCGATCTGCGGCTCGGCCGGCACGCGGAACTCGTCGCCGAACTCGCCGACCTGATCGCCCGCCACCCCCAGCACGAAGGCCTCCACGCACAGGCGATAGTGGCCCTGTACCGGTCCGGACGGCAGGCCGCCGCCCTGAACGTGTACCGAAGGCTGCGGGAGGGCCTCATAGAGGAACTCGGCGTGGAACCCTCACCGCCGCTGCAGCGCCTGCACCAGGCCGTGCTCTCGGTCGATCCGGAACTCGACGTGGTGGCCGGTCTGCGCCGCGGCTCCACCTTCGACCGGTACGCCGCCTAG
- a CDS encoding hydroxymethylglutaryl-CoA reductase: MTDAHAIAGVPMRWVGPLRVSGNVAVTETQVPLATYESPLWPSVGRGAKVSMLVEKGIVATLVDERMTRSVLVEAVDAQTALRAARTIDERTEELRDLVRGSSRFARLIGVRHEINANLLFVRFEFATGDASGHNMATLASDILLKHLLETVPGISYGSISGNYCTDKKATAVNGILGRGKNVVTELLVPRAVVTDVLHTTAARIVELNIRKNLLGTLLAGGIRSANAHFANMLLGFYLATGQDAANIVEGSQGVTMAEDRDGDLYFACTLPNLIVGTVGNGKGLGFVETNLTRLGCREDRPAGDNARRLAVIAAATVLCGELSLLAAQTNPGELMRAHVQLERDNTTAKVGA; this comes from the coding sequence ATGACCGACGCACACGCCATAGCCGGGGTCCCGATGCGCTGGGTGGGGCCCCTTCGTGTTTCGGGGAATGTCGCCGTCACCGAGACGCAGGTGCCGCTCGCCACCTACGAGTCGCCGCTGTGGCCTTCGGTGGGCCGCGGGGCGAAGGTGTCCATGCTGGTGGAGAAGGGCATCGTCGCCACGCTCGTCGACGAGCGGATGACCCGTTCGGTGCTGGTCGAGGCGGTCGACGCGCAGACCGCGCTCAGGGCCGCCCGGACCATCGACGAGCGGACCGAGGAACTGCGGGACCTGGTGCGCGGTTCCAGCAGGTTCGCCCGGCTGATCGGGGTACGGCACGAGATCAACGCCAACCTGCTGTTCGTACGGTTCGAGTTCGCCACCGGGGACGCCTCCGGGCACAACATGGCGACGCTGGCCTCCGACATCCTGCTGAAGCATCTGCTGGAGACCGTTCCCGGCATCTCCTACGGGTCGATCTCGGGGAACTACTGCACGGACAAGAAGGCGACCGCGGTCAACGGGATCCTCGGCCGCGGCAAGAACGTGGTCACCGAACTCCTGGTGCCGCGGGCGGTGGTGACCGATGTGCTGCATACAACGGCCGCCCGGATCGTCGAGCTGAACATCCGCAAGAACCTCCTGGGCACCCTGCTCGCCGGCGGTATCCGCTCGGCGAACGCCCACTTCGCGAACATGCTCCTCGGGTTCTACCTGGCGACCGGGCAGGACGCGGCCAACATCGTCGAGGGGTCGCAGGGCGTCACCATGGCCGAGGACCGGGACGGTGACCTCTACTTCGCCTGCACGCTGCCGAATCTGATCGTGGGCACCGTCGGCAACGGCAAGGGTCTCGGCTTCGTCGAGACGAACCTGACCCGGCTCGGCTGCCGGGAGGACCGTCCGGCGGGAGACAACGCGCGCCGGCTGGCGGTCATCGCGGCGGCGACGGTGCTGTGCGGTGAGCTCTCCCTCCTGGCGGCGCAGACCAATCCCGGTGAGCTCATGCGCGCGCACGTTCAGCTGGAACGCGACAACACGACCGCGAAGGTTGGTGCCTAG
- a CDS encoding AfsR/SARP family transcriptional regulator: MQIDVLGVLDVRENGASIAPTAPKPRQVLALLALHADRVVPVSALIDELWAGRPPRSARTTLQTYVLQLRDLIALALDRQEPGAGSDSPSRRRAKDVLVTSPGGYMLVLGEGSSDVREFERLSGTGYRAMDQGDYRGASRLLREALALWTGSAFADVQTGAQLEMEARRLEESRLCALDQRIEADLRLDRHRELLAELTVLTSRYSAHENLHAQFMLALHRSGRRGEALDVYHRLRGTLVRDLGLEPSPRLRRLQQSILTAAAETPLPEQRTLVAARTGSTGRLRVN, translated from the coding sequence GTGCAGATCGACGTATTGGGCGTATTGGACGTCAGGGAAAACGGGGCGTCCATCGCCCCCACAGCTCCGAAACCCCGGCAGGTACTCGCCCTGCTGGCGCTCCATGCCGACCGGGTGGTGCCGGTCTCCGCACTCATCGACGAGCTGTGGGCGGGCAGGCCACCGCGCAGCGCCCGCACCACACTCCAGACCTACGTCCTGCAACTGCGCGACCTCATCGCGCTCGCGCTGGACCGGCAGGAGCCCGGCGCCGGCTCGGACTCGCCCTCGCGGCGCAGGGCCAAGGACGTCCTGGTCACCTCGCCCGGCGGATACATGCTCGTCCTGGGGGAGGGCAGCAGCGACGTCCGGGAGTTCGAACGGCTCTCGGGTACGGGCTACCGCGCGATGGACCAGGGCGACTACCGGGGCGCCTCACGGCTGCTGCGGGAGGCCCTGGCCCTGTGGACCGGCTCCGCCTTCGCCGACGTACAGACCGGCGCGCAGCTGGAGATGGAGGCCAGGCGGCTGGAGGAGAGCCGGCTGTGCGCCCTCGACCAGCGCATCGAGGCCGACCTCAGGCTCGACCGCCATCGCGAACTGCTGGCCGAACTCACCGTGCTGACCAGCCGTTACAGCGCCCACGAGAATCTGCACGCCCAGTTCATGCTGGCACTGCACCGCTCGGGCCGCCGCGGCGAGGCCCTGGACGTCTACCACCGGCTGCGCGGCACCCTGGTGCGGGACCTGGGCCTGGAGCCCTCGCCGCGGCTGCGCAGGCTCCAGCAGTCGATCCTGACGGCCGCCGCCGAGACCCCGCTCCCGGAGCAGCGGACCCTCGTCGCGGCCCGCACGGGAAGCACGGGCCGCTTACGCGTCAACTGA
- a CDS encoding 3-oxoacyl-ACP synthase III family protein — translation MTEVSIRVLGTGAYVPERIVSNDEVGAPAGVDDAWITGKTGIRQRRWAAAGQATSDLATAAGRAALESAGVSPEQLTVIAVATSTPDQPQPPTAAYVQHHLGAAGTAAFDVNAVCSGTVFALSSVAGTLVHRGGYALVIGADVYSRILDPADRRTVVLFGDGAGAMVLGPTGRGPVVRRVALHTFGDLTGLIGVQGGGSRRPLDEAALGAGLQYFAMDGRAVRRFVVEQLPQLAKGFLHEAGVEAADISHFVPHQANGVMLDAVFEELHLPRATMHRTVERYGNTGAASIPITMDAAVRAGSFRPGELVLLAGFGGGMAASFALIEW, via the coding sequence ATGACCGAGGTCTCCATCCGTGTTCTCGGTACGGGTGCCTATGTACCGGAGCGGATCGTCTCCAACGACGAGGTCGGTGCGCCGGCCGGGGTCGACGACGCATGGATCACCGGTAAGACCGGGATCCGGCAGCGGCGCTGGGCCGCCGCCGGGCAGGCCACCTCGGACCTGGCCACGGCGGCGGGGCGGGCCGCGCTGGAGTCCGCCGGTGTCTCGCCCGAGCAGCTGACCGTGATCGCGGTCGCCACCTCCACACCGGACCAGCCGCAGCCGCCGACCGCGGCCTACGTCCAGCACCATCTGGGTGCGGCCGGCACGGCGGCGTTCGATGTCAACGCGGTCTGCTCCGGGACGGTGTTCGCGCTGTCGTCGGTGGCGGGCACGCTGGTGCACCGGGGCGGTTACGCGCTGGTCATCGGTGCGGACGTCTACTCGCGCATCCTCGACCCGGCCGACCGGCGGACGGTCGTGCTGTTCGGGGACGGGGCCGGCGCGATGGTCCTGGGCCCGACCGGCAGGGGTCCGGTCGTGCGGCGGGTCGCGCTGCACACCTTCGGTGATCTGACCGGTCTGATCGGGGTGCAGGGGGGCGGCAGCCGGCGCCCTCTCGACGAGGCCGCTCTCGGTGCCGGGCTGCAGTACTTCGCGATGGACGGGCGGGCGGTGCGCCGCTTCGTGGTGGAGCAGCTGCCGCAACTGGCGAAGGGGTTCCTCCACGAGGCCGGTGTCGAAGCCGCCGACATCAGTCATTTCGTCCCGCACCAGGCCAACGGTGTCATGCTCGATGCCGTGTTCGAGGAGCTGCATCTGCCGCGGGCCACCATGCACCGGACGGTCGAGAGGTACGGGAACACCGGGGCGGCGTCGATTCCGATCACGATGGACGCGGCGGTGCGGGCGGGGTCCTTCCGGCCGGGCGAGCTGGTCCTGCTGGCCGGCTTCGGCGGGGGGATGGCCGCGAGTTTCGCCCTGATCGAGTGGTGA
- a CDS encoding hydroxymethylglutaryl-CoA synthase: MPVSIGIHDLSFATAEFVLSHAALAEHNGTDIGKYHVGIGQESMSVPAADEDIVTMAAAAAAPLVARHGTSRIRTVVFATESSIDQAKAAGVYVHSLLGLESACRVVELKQACYGATAALQFAIGLVRRDPAQQVLVIASDISKYELDSPGEATQGAAAVAMLVGADPALLRIEDPSGLFTADVMDFWRPNYRETALVDGQESINAYLQAVEGAWKDYAQQDGRPLGEFAAFVYHQPFTKMAYKAHRHLLNFCGHATDEDAVARALGRTTAYNTVIGNSYTASVYLGLAALLDQADDLTGRAVGFLSYGSGSVAELFAGTVVAGYRERLRTGANREAIDRRRPVDYAGYRELHERSLPADGGDHSTPVQTTGPFRLAGISGHKRLYEAR; the protein is encoded by the coding sequence ATGCCCGTCTCCATCGGAATTCATGATCTGTCGTTCGCGACGGCCGAGTTCGTCCTGTCGCACGCGGCCCTGGCCGAGCACAACGGGACCGACATCGGCAAGTACCACGTGGGCATCGGCCAGGAGTCCATGAGCGTGCCGGCCGCCGACGAGGACATCGTGACCATGGCCGCGGCCGCGGCGGCACCGCTCGTCGCACGGCACGGCACGAGCCGGATCCGTACCGTCGTGTTCGCGACGGAGTCCTCCATCGACCAGGCGAAAGCGGCCGGGGTGTATGTGCATTCCCTGCTCGGGCTGGAGTCGGCCTGCCGGGTCGTGGAGCTGAAGCAGGCCTGTTACGGGGCGACGGCGGCGCTCCAGTTCGCCATCGGACTGGTGCGGCGCGACCCCGCCCAGCAGGTCCTCGTGATCGCGAGTGACATCTCCAAGTACGAACTGGACAGTCCGGGTGAGGCGACACAGGGCGCCGCCGCGGTGGCCATGCTGGTCGGCGCGGACCCCGCCCTGCTGCGGATCGAGGATCCGTCGGGCCTGTTCACCGCCGACGTCATGGACTTCTGGCGGCCCAACTACCGGGAGACCGCGCTGGTGGACGGGCAGGAGTCCATCAACGCCTACCTCCAGGCCGTCGAGGGCGCCTGGAAGGACTACGCGCAGCAGGACGGCCGCCCGCTCGGGGAGTTCGCCGCGTTCGTCTACCACCAGCCGTTCACGAAGATGGCCTACAAGGCCCACCGTCATCTGCTGAACTTCTGCGGGCACGCCACCGATGAGGACGCGGTCGCCCGGGCCCTGGGGCGGACCACGGCGTACAACACCGTCATCGGCAACAGCTACACCGCGTCGGTGTATCTCGGTCTGGCTGCGCTGCTCGACCAGGCGGACGATCTGACCGGCCGGGCCGTCGGTTTTCTGAGCTACGGGTCGGGCAGTGTGGCCGAGCTGTTCGCCGGGACGGTCGTCGCCGGGTACCGCGAGCGGCTGCGGACCGGGGCGAACCGGGAGGCAATCGACCGGCGCAGGCCCGTCGACTACGCCGGTTATCGCGAACTGCACGAGCGGTCCCTGCCGGCCGACGGCGGCGACCACTCCACCCCGGTGCAGACCACCGGGCCTTTCCGGCTGGCCGGGATCAGCGGCCACAAACGCCTCTACGAGGCGCGCTGA
- a CDS encoding condensation domain-containing protein, protein MNPHRFPHLPISVVVDPGHPPYLAPWDVELHGPLDTAALEQVLRELTAEDEDRPTWRHRLLRHGPDHHTLRFSEPQGAPAALIAGRVADRLTRPAPVAGHPLTPAQCAALARPGRPGYEVLLIEPAVIPDPGALREALLTLVTAHPQLRSRHAAPEGTTSRRDVLVEAEFTGETGFTALLESVGRTLDAHTGTRIRALLARDRGTDGPRPDRLAVIVDELALDTPSRHLLLADLTTALTTPGGPAAPPPHPAGLADWVAELRALARDTAEARHWTLVAAHRPPTPAPPAAPRSEPVPAPHGTARRARCGTEFVLAQEPTERIVHCLTRQLALTTGQILTGAFALALARWQTTSTVGFDVHDDPRADRPNLRRYIGRLTEPYPVQLTLDPGLDPLGQLTALTESLAASAGRADAGAGFGACREWSPDPATRRALRDVPPAQTCLLLTGLTDLTGPGGPPPGPAQPTHPIDVRPHIRDGRLSITVHRTADPADHITDTSVRTLAGHLRDVLKELADTPAAPILPAFRATPQQTALYTGGDARPGTGRHVEQLVWVWHGPLDTTRFTASWQSVQDCETVLRTAFTADGEPLLVVHEKVTPDITRQTFHDGDWSTLLERDRLRGFRLHRPGALRVTLLEREPARPQDPTWILVTYHRALLDTRSANILLREFYRAYLADGTLPGGERRPDLRDYTTWAAAQDAEPARDLWSGTVPPPGAASWPGRSPGATGLSGTGHARLRLDPAETTRLAHWTATWGTTESSALQAVWALLIHWGSGAAEAAPVRFTVTVSGRGVLFDGAALMPGPLRNPLPMHVEVDPADTVPNLLRQLRDRALDMAAYEWVPEDWIHAWDGRGSRSTGSMDTVVVFEDSPHPVDGLEAELAAHGIKAEFPVTVPARCAPPVGLLAHHDSAGGLILTGVYDRALFDADTVAQLLAQSVMLLRTISASADEDTTVGEVLELLGDRAVPRPAQDSPARREGLLLTLRAARHNRAGTICLIPPPDAPTTCYGPLSDLYSGPQELLVLDAGAGADDARDALAAHGADGPLLLGGFSGAGALACDLARRIAEDGGRPPRVVLADTASDEQERARDLARALRDAGPPAPFTPTDPFTGR, encoded by the coding sequence ATGAATCCTCACCGCTTCCCGCATCTGCCGATCTCCGTGGTCGTCGACCCCGGGCACCCCCCCTACCTCGCCCCCTGGGACGTCGAACTGCACGGCCCGCTCGACACCGCCGCGCTGGAACAGGTCCTGCGCGAGCTGACCGCCGAAGACGAGGACCGGCCCACCTGGCGGCACCGGCTGCTGCGGCACGGCCCGGACCATCACACCCTGCGGTTCTCCGAGCCCCAGGGAGCACCCGCCGCCCTCATCGCCGGACGCGTCGCCGACCGCCTCACCCGGCCGGCCCCGGTCGCCGGCCACCCGCTGACCCCCGCCCAGTGCGCGGCCCTCGCCCGCCCCGGCCGGCCCGGCTACGAAGTCCTGCTGATCGAACCGGCGGTCATACCGGACCCGGGCGCACTGCGCGAGGCTCTGCTGACCCTCGTCACCGCCCACCCCCAACTACGCTCCCGCCACGCCGCCCCGGAAGGCACCACGAGCCGGCGGGATGTGCTCGTGGAGGCGGAGTTCACCGGCGAAACCGGCTTCACCGCACTGCTGGAATCGGTCGGCCGCACACTCGACGCACACACCGGCACCCGGATACGGGCCCTGCTCGCCCGGGACCGCGGCACCGACGGCCCGCGCCCCGACCGCCTCGCCGTCATCGTCGACGAACTCGCCCTGGACACCCCGTCCCGGCACCTCCTCCTCGCCGACCTGACCACCGCCCTCACCACACCCGGCGGCCCGGCGGCCCCGCCCCCGCATCCGGCCGGACTGGCCGACTGGGTCGCCGAACTGCGGGCACTGGCCCGCGACACCGCCGAGGCCCGGCACTGGACCCTCGTCGCCGCACACCGACCCCCAACCCCCGCACCCCCGGCCGCACCCCGGTCCGAACCGGTACCCGCTCCGCACGGCACGGCCCGCCGAGCGCGGTGCGGCACGGAGTTCGTCCTGGCACAGGAGCCCACCGAACGCATCGTCCACTGTCTGACCCGGCAGCTCGCACTGACCACCGGACAGATACTCACCGGTGCCTTCGCCCTGGCCCTCGCCCGCTGGCAGACAACCAGTACCGTCGGATTCGACGTACACGACGACCCGCGCGCCGACCGCCCGAACCTGCGGCGGTACATCGGCCGGCTCACCGAGCCGTACCCGGTCCAGCTCACCCTCGACCCCGGCCTCGACCCCCTCGGCCAGCTCACCGCCCTGACCGAATCCCTGGCCGCGTCCGCCGGCCGGGCCGACGCCGGCGCGGGCTTCGGAGCCTGCCGCGAATGGAGCCCCGACCCGGCGACCCGCCGCGCCCTGCGCGACGTACCCCCCGCACAGACCTGCCTCCTCCTCACCGGCCTCACCGACCTCACCGGCCCCGGCGGACCCCCGCCCGGCCCCGCCCAACCCACCCACCCGATCGACGTACGGCCACACATCCGCGACGGCCGGCTGTCCATCACCGTCCACCGCACGGCCGACCCCGCCGACCACATCACCGACACCTCCGTCCGCACTCTCGCCGGACACCTGCGAGACGTACTGAAAGAACTCGCCGACACACCCGCCGCCCCGATCCTGCCCGCCTTCCGGGCCACCCCCCAGCAGACCGCGCTCTACACGGGCGGCGACGCCCGGCCCGGCACCGGACGCCATGTCGAACAACTCGTCTGGGTCTGGCACGGCCCCCTCGACACCACCCGCTTCACCGCCTCCTGGCAGTCCGTCCAGGACTGCGAGACCGTCCTGCGCACCGCCTTCACCGCAGACGGCGAACCCCTGCTCGTCGTCCACGAAAAGGTCACCCCCGACATCACCCGCCAGACCTTCCACGACGGCGACTGGTCCACCCTCCTGGAACGCGACCGGCTGCGCGGCTTCCGGCTGCACCGCCCCGGAGCACTGCGCGTCACCCTGCTGGAGCGGGAACCCGCCCGCCCCCAGGACCCCACCTGGATCCTGGTCACCTACCACCGGGCCCTGCTCGACACCCGCAGCGCGAACATCCTGCTGCGCGAGTTCTACCGCGCCTACCTCGCGGACGGCACCCTGCCCGGCGGCGAACGCCGCCCCGACCTGCGCGACTACACGACCTGGGCCGCCGCCCAGGACGCCGAACCCGCCCGCGACCTCTGGTCCGGCACCGTACCGCCCCCCGGCGCCGCCTCCTGGCCCGGCCGCTCCCCGGGAGCCACCGGCCTGAGCGGCACCGGCCACGCCCGACTGCGCCTGGACCCCGCCGAAACCACCCGCCTCGCCCACTGGACGGCCACCTGGGGCACCACCGAGAGCAGCGCCCTCCAGGCCGTCTGGGCCCTGCTCATCCACTGGGGCTCCGGCGCCGCCGAAGCGGCCCCGGTCCGCTTCACGGTGACCGTATCGGGGCGTGGCGTCCTGTTCGACGGCGCCGCCCTCATGCCGGGGCCGCTGCGCAACCCGCTGCCGATGCACGTCGAGGTGGACCCGGCGGACACCGTACCGAACCTGCTGCGGCAACTACGCGACCGCGCCCTGGACATGGCCGCCTACGAATGGGTCCCCGAGGACTGGATCCACGCCTGGGACGGGCGGGGATCGCGCTCCACCGGATCCATGGACACCGTCGTCGTCTTCGAGGACTCACCGCACCCGGTGGACGGACTGGAGGCCGAACTCGCCGCCCACGGCATCAAGGCCGAGTTCCCGGTCACCGTCCCCGCCCGCTGCGCGCCGCCGGTCGGGCTGCTCGCCCACCACGACAGCGCGGGCGGCCTGATCCTGACCGGGGTCTACGACCGGGCCCTGTTCGACGCGGACACGGTCGCCCAACTCCTCGCCCAGAGCGTCATGCTGCTGCGCACCATCTCCGCGTCGGCGGACGAGGACACCACCGTCGGCGAAGTCCTGGAACTCCTGGGGGACCGAGCCGTACCGCGCCCGGCCCAGGACTCCCCGGCCCGGCGGGAGGGCCTCCTGCTCACCCTGCGGGCCGCCCGGCACAACCGGGCGGGCACCATCTGTCTGATCCCGCCGCCCGACGCGCCCACGACCTGCTACGGCCCGCTGTCCGACCTCTACTCCGGCCCCCAGGAACTGCTGGTGCTCGACGCCGGCGCCGGCGCCGACGACGCGCGGGACGCCCTGGCCGCGCACGGAGCCGACGGCCCCCTGCTGCTCGGCGGCTTCTCCGGGGCCGGCGCGCTCGCCTGTGACCTCGCCCGCCGCATCGCGGAGGACGGCGGCCGCCCACCGCGCGTGGTACTCGCCGACACGGCATCGGACGAGCAGGAACGGGCCCGCGATCTGGCCCGGGCCCTCCGGGACGCCGGCCCGCCGGCACCCTTCACACCGACGGATCCGTTCACCGGCCGCTGA